The Patescibacteria group bacterium genome window below encodes:
- a CDS encoding prepilin-type N-terminal cleavage/methylation domain-containing protein, which yields MSKTIRLKQGFTLIELLIIIGIIGFLASAILVAVDPVKRIQDSRNAKRWSEVNGVLNAILTKQVDDRATYDGTADTDGVAGAPFVPTIAPIITHATNAQVIVRQDPGVAACATPATKPLCPGLPAGITLSSSAEDCVANIVDIAPTYIAELPLDPTSTTIAGSPVIGDDNTGYYIHRTSGNRIEIGSCYPDQGASVKVKR from the coding sequence ATGTCCAAGACTATTCGTTTGAAGCAGGGCTTCACCCTGATCGAGCTCCTCATCATCATCGGCATCATCGGCTTTCTCGCCTCGGCGATCCTCGTCGCCGTCGACCCGGTCAAGCGCATTCAGGATTCCCGGAACGCCAAGCGCTGGAGCGAAGTCAACGGTGTTTTGAATGCCATTCTTACGAAACAGGTGGATGATCGCGCCACTTATGATGGGACGGCTGATACGGACGGAGTGGCTGGAGCGCCGTTCGTACCGACTATTGCCCCGATCATTACGCACGCTACGAATGCCCAGGTGATCGTCCGCCAGGATCCCGGCGTCGCCGCTTGCGCCACCCCTGCCACCAAACCGCTGTGTCCCGGTTTACCGGCAGGTATTACGCTTTCGTCCTCGGCTGAAGATTGCGTCGCTAATATCGTTGATATCGCACCGACCTATATCGCGGAATTGCCACTTGATCCAACGAGCACGACCATTGCGGGCAGTCCGGTTATCGGCGACGACAATACTGGATACTACATTCATCGCACCAGCGGCAATCGCATCGAGATCGGCTCCTGCTACCCTGATCAAGGCGCGTCCGTCAAGGTTAAACGCTAA